From Acinonyx jubatus isolate Ajub_Pintada_27869175 chromosome B2, VMU_Ajub_asm_v1.0, whole genome shotgun sequence, a single genomic window includes:
- the HDAC2 gene encoding histone deacetylase 2 isoform X2, with the protein MAYSQGGGKKKVCYYYDGDIGNYYYGQGHPMKPHRIRMTHNLLLNYGLYRKMEIYRPHKATAEEMTKYHSDEYIKFLRSIRPDNMSEYSKQMQRFNVGEDCPVFDGLFEFCQLSTGGSVAGAVKLNRQQTDMAVNWAGGLHHAKKSEASGFCYVNDIVLAILELLKYHQRVLYIDIDIHHGDGVEEAFYTTDRVMTVSFHKYGEYFPGTGDLRDIGAGKGKYYAVNFPMRDGIDDESYGQIFKPIISKVMEMYQPSAVVLQCGADSLSGDRLGCFNLTVKGHAKCVEVVKTFNLPLLMLGGGGYTIRNVARCWTYETAVALDCEIPNELPYNDYFEYFGPDFKLHISPSNMTNQNTPEYMEKIKQRLFENLRMLPHAPGVQMQAIPEDAVHEDSGDEDGEDPDKRISIRASDKRIACDEEFSDSEDEGEGGRRNVADHKKGAKKARIEEDKKETEDKKADVKEEDKSKDSSGEKTDTKGAKSEQLSNP; encoded by the exons gtGATATTGGGAATTATTATTATGGACAGGGTCATCCCATGAAACCTCATAGAATCCGCATGACCCACAACTTGCTGCTAAATTATGGCTtatatagaaaaatggaaatatat AGGCCCCATAAAGCCACTGCTGAGGaaatgacaaaataccacagtgATGAGTACATCAAATTTCTACGTTCAATAAGACCAGATAATATGTCTGAGTATAGTAAGCAGATGCAGAGAT TTAATGTTGGAGAGGATTGTCCAGTGTTTGATGGACTCTTTGAGTTTTGTCAGCTCTcaactggtggctcagttg CTGGAGCTGTGAAGTTAAACCGACAACAAACTGATATGGCTGTTAACTGGGCTGGAGGATTACATCATGCTAAGAAATCAGAAGCATCAGGATTCTGTTATGTTAATGATATTGTACTTGCCATCCTTGAGTTACTAAA GTATCATCAAAGAGTCttatatattgatattgatatcCATCATGGTGATGGTGTCGAAGAAGCTTTTTATACCACAGATCGTGTAATGACTGTATCATTCCATAAGTATGGGGAATACTTTCCCGGAACAGGAGATTTGCGG gatattggtgctggaaaaggcaaatactATGCTGTCAATTTTCCAATGAGAGATGGTATAGATGATGAGTCCTATGGGCAGATTTTTAAGCCT ATTATCTCAAAAGTGATGGAAATGTATCAACCTAGTGCTGTGGTGCTACAGTGCGGTGCTGACTCACTATCTGGTGATAGGCTTGGTTGCTTCAATTTGACAGTCAAAG GTCATGCTAAATGTGTAGAAGTTGTAAAAACTTTCAATTTACCATTACTGATGCTTGGGGGAGGTGGATACACAATTCGTAATGTTGCTCGATGTTGGACATACGAGACTGCAGTTGCCCTTGATTGTGAGATTCCCAATG aaCTGCCATATAATGATTACTTTGAGTATTTTGGCCCGGACTTCAAACTGCATATTAGTCCTTCAAACATGACAAACCAGAATACTCCCGAATATATGGAAAAGATAAA ACAGCGCTTATTTGAAAATTTACGCATGTTACCTCATGCACCTGGCGTCCAGATGCAAGCTATTCCAGAAGATGCTGTTCATGAAGACAGCGGAGATGAAGATGGAGAAGATCCAGACAAGAGAATTTCTA TTCGAGCATCTGACAAACGGATAGCTTGTGATGAAGAATTCTCAGACTCTGAGGATGAAGGAGAAGGAGGTCGTAGAAATGTGGCTGATCATAAGAAAGGAGCCAAGAAAGCTagaattgaagaagacaagaaggaaacagaggacaaAAAAGCAG acgTTAAGGAAGAAGATAAATCCAAGGACAGTAGTGGTGAAAAAACAGATACCAAAGG AGCCAAATCAGAACAGCTCAGCAACCCTTGA
- the HDAC2 gene encoding histone deacetylase 2 isoform X1, protein MKPHRIRMTHNLLLNYGLYRKMEIYRPHKATAEEMTKYHSDEYIKFLRSIRPDNMSEYSKQMQRFNVGEDCPVFDGLFEFCQLSTGGSVAGAVKLNRQQTDMAVNWAGGLHHAKKSEASGFCYVNDIVLAILELLKYHQRVLYIDIDIHHGDGVEEAFYTTDRVMTVSFHKYGEYFPGTGDLRDIGAGKGKYYAVNFPMRDGIDDESYGQIFKPIISKVMEMYQPSAVVLQCGADSLSGDRLGCFNLTVKGHAKCVEVVKTFNLPLLMLGGGGYTIRNVARCWTYETAVALDCEIPNELPYNDYFEYFGPDFKLHISPSNMTNQNTPEYMEKIKQRLFENLRMLPHAPGVQMQAIPEDAVHEDSGDEDGEDPDKRISIRASDKRIACDEEFSDSEDEGEGGRRNVADHKKGAKKARIEEDKKETEDKKADVKEEDKSKDSSGEKTDTKGAKSEQLSNP, encoded by the exons ATGAAACCTCATAGAATCCGCATGACCCACAACTTGCTGCTAAATTATGGCTtatatagaaaaatggaaatatat AGGCCCCATAAAGCCACTGCTGAGGaaatgacaaaataccacagtgATGAGTACATCAAATTTCTACGTTCAATAAGACCAGATAATATGTCTGAGTATAGTAAGCAGATGCAGAGAT TTAATGTTGGAGAGGATTGTCCAGTGTTTGATGGACTCTTTGAGTTTTGTCAGCTCTcaactggtggctcagttg CTGGAGCTGTGAAGTTAAACCGACAACAAACTGATATGGCTGTTAACTGGGCTGGAGGATTACATCATGCTAAGAAATCAGAAGCATCAGGATTCTGTTATGTTAATGATATTGTACTTGCCATCCTTGAGTTACTAAA GTATCATCAAAGAGTCttatatattgatattgatatcCATCATGGTGATGGTGTCGAAGAAGCTTTTTATACCACAGATCGTGTAATGACTGTATCATTCCATAAGTATGGGGAATACTTTCCCGGAACAGGAGATTTGCGG gatattggtgctggaaaaggcaaatactATGCTGTCAATTTTCCAATGAGAGATGGTATAGATGATGAGTCCTATGGGCAGATTTTTAAGCCT ATTATCTCAAAAGTGATGGAAATGTATCAACCTAGTGCTGTGGTGCTACAGTGCGGTGCTGACTCACTATCTGGTGATAGGCTTGGTTGCTTCAATTTGACAGTCAAAG GTCATGCTAAATGTGTAGAAGTTGTAAAAACTTTCAATTTACCATTACTGATGCTTGGGGGAGGTGGATACACAATTCGTAATGTTGCTCGATGTTGGACATACGAGACTGCAGTTGCCCTTGATTGTGAGATTCCCAATG aaCTGCCATATAATGATTACTTTGAGTATTTTGGCCCGGACTTCAAACTGCATATTAGTCCTTCAAACATGACAAACCAGAATACTCCCGAATATATGGAAAAGATAAA ACAGCGCTTATTTGAAAATTTACGCATGTTACCTCATGCACCTGGCGTCCAGATGCAAGCTATTCCAGAAGATGCTGTTCATGAAGACAGCGGAGATGAAGATGGAGAAGATCCAGACAAGAGAATTTCTA TTCGAGCATCTGACAAACGGATAGCTTGTGATGAAGAATTCTCAGACTCTGAGGATGAAGGAGAAGGAGGTCGTAGAAATGTGGCTGATCATAAGAAAGGAGCCAAGAAAGCTagaattgaagaagacaagaaggaaacagaggacaaAAAAGCAG acgTTAAGGAAGAAGATAAATCCAAGGACAGTAGTGGTGAAAAAACAGATACCAAAGG AGCCAAATCAGAACAGCTCAGCAACCCTTGA